Proteins from one Nyctibius grandis isolate bNycGra1 chromosome 2, bNycGra1.pri, whole genome shotgun sequence genomic window:
- the LIPT2 gene encoding octanoyl-[acyl-carrier-protein]:protein N-octanoyltransferase LIPT2, mitochondrial, giving the protein MSRGPVRVLRLGLRPYAEALRVQERCVRAARPGPGSSPGESVVLSEPAEPVYAWGLRGAPEAAEAARLRARGAGLAAARRGGRITFHGPGQLLAFPVLDLRRRRLPLRGYVAALEALVVRLSRRLGLPAARALPPPYTGVWVGDSKLCAIGVHCGHHITSHGLALNCCTDLTWFDHIVPCGLEGKGVTSLSRELGRHVAVEHVLQPFLDSFQEVFDCTLVFSEDPGD; this is encoded by the exons atgtcGCGGGGGCCGGTGCGGGTGCTCCGCCTGGGGCTGCGGCCTTACGCCGAGGCGCTGCGGGTGCAGGAGCGCTGCGtgcgggcggcgcggcccggtCCCGGCTCCAGCCCCGGGGAGAGCGTGGTGCTGAGCGAACCGGCGGAGCCCGTGTACGcgtgggggctgcggggggccccggaggcggcggaggcggcgcggctgcgggcgcggggcgcggggctggcggcggcgcggcgcggggggcggaTCACGTTCCACGGGCCCGGGCAGCTCCTCGCCTTCCCGGTGCTCGACCTGCGGCGGCGCCGCCTCCCGCTGCGCGGGTACGTGGCGGCGCTGGAGGCGCTGGTGGTGCGGCTGAGCCGCCGCCTCGGcctgcccgccgcccgcgcgctgccgccgccctACACCGGCGTCTGGGTGGGCGACAGCAAGCTGTGCGCCATCG GGGTGCACTGTGGACACCACATCACCTCCCACGGGCTGGCGCTGAACTGCTGCACCGACCTCACCTGGTTCGACCACATCGTGCCCTGCGGGCTGGAGGGGAAAGGCGTCACCTCGCTGAGCCGCGAGCTGGGGCGGCACGTCGCCGTCGAGCACGTCCTCCAGCCCTTCCTCGACTCCTTCCAGGAGGTGTTCGACTGCACCTTGGTCTTTTCGGAAGACCCCGGGGACTAG